The nucleotide window TCTTTCGCGCCAGGTCCTCGCGCCGGTACGGCTTGGACAGCAGGCTCACGCCTGGATCCAACCGGCCGCCGTGCACGATGGCGTTCTCCGTGTAGCCGGACGTGAAGAGCACCTCGATGTCCGGCAGGTGCGCCTTCGCCAGCCGCGCCAGCTCCGGGCTGCGCACCGGCCCCGGCATCACCACGTCCGTGAAGAGCAGGTCCACCGGCAGGCCGCTCTGGATGACCGCGAGCGCGCTCTGGCCGTCGTGCGCCTTGAGCACGCGGTAACCCAGCTCCGTGAGCACCTCCACCACCGTGGCCCGCACCGCCGCGTCGTCCTCCACCACGAGGATGGTCTCCGTGCCGCCCTCCACCGGCCCCGTACCGGTCTCCGCCGGCTGCGCCGCCGCCTGGAAGGTGCGCGGCAGGTAGATCTTGATGGACGTGCCGTGGCCCAGCTCGCTGTAGATTTTGACGTGGCCGCCGGACTGCTTCACGAAGCCGTACACCATGCTCAGGCCCAGGCCCGTGCCGCGCCCCTCCGGCTTGGTGGTGAAGAACGGCTCGAACGCGCGCTGCATCACCTCCGGCGTCATGCCGGAGCCCGTGTCGGAGATGGCCAGCAGCACGTACTGCCCCGCCGTCACCTCCGGGTGCATCATCGCGTAGTGGTCATCCAGCATCGCGTTGCCGGCCTCGATGGTCAGCTTGCCCCGGCCGTCCATGGCGTCGCGCGCGTTGATGGCCAGGTTGAGGATGACGTTCTCCAACTGGTTGCGGTCCACGGACGTGTTCCACAGCCCGCCCGCGATGACCGTCTCCACCTCCACGTCCTCGCCCAGCGCGCGGCGCAAGAGGTCGTCCATGTCCCGCACCAGCCGTCCCAGGCTGAGCGCCGTGGGCGCCAGGGGCTGCCTGCGCGCGAACGCGAGCAGCTGCGACGCCAGCCGCGCCCCGCGCTCCACCGCGCCCAGCGCCGTCTCCAGACGCCGCTGCGCGCGCGAGTCACCCACCGTGTCGCGCTGGAGCAACTGGAGGTTCCCGCTCACCACCTGGAGCAGGTTGTTGAAGTCATGCGCCACGCCGCCGGTGAGCTTGCCCACCGCCTCCATCTTCTGCGCCTGGAGCAGCGCGGCCTCCGCCTGGCGGCGCTCCGCCTCGCTCTCCTCCAGCGCCCGCGTGCGCGCGCGAACCAGCTCCTCCAGGTGGTCGCGGTGGCGGGCCAGCTCGTCCTCCGCCCGCTTCTGCGCCGTCATGTCGTGGCCCTGGACGAAGATGCCGGAGACGCTGCCGTCCGCCTCGATGACGGGCTGGTAGACGAAGTCCAGGAAGGCCTCCACCAGCGGCCCCCCGGGCTCGCGCTGCACCTGCACGCGCATGCCGTGCCCGACGAAGGGCTCGCCGGTCGTGAACACCCGGTCCAACAGCTCGAAGAAGCCCTGCCCGGCCACCTCCGGCAGGGCCTCCCGCACCGTCTTGCCCAGCAGGTCCCGGTGCCCCACGAGCTGAAGGTAGGAGCGGTTGGCCAGCTCGAACACGTGCTCCGGCCCCTTCAGCGAACACATGAAGCCCGGCGCCTGTTCGAACAGGCGCCGCAGGTGCCGGCGCTCGTCGTCCAGCACCCGGTTGGCCTCCTGCACCGCCTGGGCGCGCGCGAGCACTCCGCTCATCAACTGCGTCCGCGGCCCGCCCCCATCCAGTGACGTCTCCGGGCCGCGCACGGCCTGCTTGAGCTGATGCAGCTCCGTCACGTCCATCGTGTGCTGGAGGATGAAGGCCACCTCGCCCCGCCCGTCCAGGAGGGGCGTGTGCGTGGCGCTCCAGTAGCGCTCCTCCAGCACCACGCCGCCGTCCGTCTGGCGAGGCACCCGGTAGGGAATGATGGCCAGCGTGTCCGGCACCCGCTCCGTCAGCACGCGGCGGAACGAGTCGCGCAGCATCCGGGTGCTGGCATTGGCCGGGTCGTCCGGGTCGTGCGGGAACGCATCGAAGGGGGTGCGCCCGACCAGGTTCTCCAGCCGGCTGGCGGTCACCCGCAGGTAGGCCGAGTTCGCGGTGACGTACCGCAGCTCCCGGTCCAGCAGCATGTAGGGATTGGGCGACAGCTCGAAGAGCGTCTGGAAATCGAAGGGTGCCTGCATCCATTCACGGGGAGGTCCAGCAACCTCCCCGCCTTTCCTGGGGCCGCCGCGAACGCGGAAAGGGGTTCCCGTCCAGTGTACGGACATCCCCTCCATCGCACCGGTCAAAAGGCGGTGGGCCCCCGTCTTCCCGGGCGCCAGGCCTCCCTGGGGGCAGCCTTCTGGACACCACTCAACATCTGTCCCACCCAGGCACCCATTGGACCTGCCACATCCGTCCGGGCTGTAAGACTGAGCGGGTCTTTCAGACCTCTCAATTCCCATGTTATGAGATTATTACCGCCAAGGCGGTGTAGTCCCACATGAACCGGGGTGTGCGGCAGGGGGTCGCCTTGGACGGGGGAGGAAACGACCTCCCGGCCTTCCGCCAGAGCGCTCGCGCCCGGCAGGAGGTCTGTCCCCAGATGCTCGCCGTTCCAGAATCGTTGTCGCTGGATGACTCGGAAGCGGTCACCTCCCGTGCGTTTGACCGTCGCGCCTTGACGGCGTCGGTGAGGGAGCTGTCGATGGTGACCAACGCGCGCGGCCTGTGGGCGGTGACGCGACAATGGCTCATCATCGCGCTGTCGGTGGCGTTCGTGGTGCAGGTGGACCGGTGGTGGGCGTGGGTGCTTGCCGCGGTGGTCATCTCCACGCGGCAGCACGCGCTTTTGAGCCTGGTGCACGAAGCCTCGCACCACCACCTGCTCACGAACCGCAAGACCAATGACGTGCTGGCGGACCTGCTGTGCGCGTTCCCCATGAACATCACCACGGAGGGCTATCGCAAGGAGCACGCGGAGCATCACCGCTATGTCAACACGGAGAAGGACCCGTACTGGCGCACGGCGCAGCGCGACCATGCGTGGATGTTCCCGCGCACGCGCTGGGGCATGGCGCGGGTGCTGCTGGGGGACATGGTGGGCTTCTTCACTCCGTCCCACGTGCGCATCATGATTCCCTGGTCCTATACGGGCCGCGCGATGGGCAAGGGTGGCCCGCCGCCGTCCCGCGCGGAGCACATCCGCTACGCGCTGTGGCTCACCGGCTTCATCACCTTCCTCACGCTCACGGGCGGCTGGCTCCACTACCTGCTCTTGTGGTCCATCCCGTCGCTGACGCTGATGATGATGGCCTTCCGCGTCCGCGCGGTGGTGGAGCACCCCTTCACCGCCGCCACCCCGGATGAGACGCACGAGACGCGGGACGTGGCGGCCGCCACCTGGTTCGAGCGCTTCTTCATCGCGCCCTTCAACGCCAGCTACCACCTGTCCCATCACCTCTTCCCGTCCGTGCCCTACTACCACCTGCCCGCGCTGCACGAGCGGCTCAAGCAGACGAACCTCTACCGCCCCGGGGAGAATCATTTCCAGACGTACCTGGGCGGGGAGACGAGCGCGTGGAGCTTCCTCACGTCGCTGGGCAGGAATGAAGGCCGTGTTCCATTACCTGTGAAGGATTGAAGCCGAACCCATCACGGCACGGCTTGCTTTCCCCTGGAGGCGCCCCCGTGGCGCCTCCAGGCGTGGGAAGGGCCCGCCCGCCCCAGCCGTCACCAGGCGTGTTTCCCTCTGAAGCCAGACGCCCGCCGCGCCGCTGACACAGCGGCCTGCCGTCCTGGCGACGTGCCGAAACACCCCACCCCATGGCTTGAACACAGACGATGAATCGCGGTGTTTCTCGCCCTGCGATTCGCCAGGTCCCCCCTTGCACGTCCGCCAATCCAGGCGCGGCGACAGGGCGACCGGGGGACCCCTGCCACGCGCCGCGAGCAGGGGGATGCGGTTCCCCCGGCCCCGCTCTTTTCACCTGGCAGCAGGAGAGAACTTGAGAAGGCAGCTCATTGGGTTCCTCGTGGCGTTGGGCGCCATGCACACCGGCTGCGGTGGCGCGCCGGACTTCACGTCCACCGCGGGCGACGACGACTCGCTGGGGAATTCCGGGGACGCGCTCGCGAGCGCGACCACGATGTTCGACGACGCGCTCGGCTCGGGCTGGCAGGACTGGTCCTGGGCGACGCACAGCCTCAGCGCGACGAGGCCCGTGTACGCGGGCACCCGTTCCATCTCCGCGACGTTCGGCCCCTGGACGGGCCTGTACTTCCACCACGCGGGCGTGCCCACCACGGGCCAAGGCTTCGTGGAGCTGCAGGTGAACCCCGGCGCGACGACGAACCCCGCGCTGGCGCTCTACGCGAGCGTGGGCGGCGTGGCGAAGTCGCCCGTGGCGCTCAACCCCACCTGTACGGGCGGCACGCTGAAGGCCAACACGTGGACGCTGTGCCGCATGCCGCTCTCCACGCTGGGCGCGGCGAACACGACGCTGGATGGCCTGGTGGTGATGGAGAACGCGGGCCGCTCGCTGCCCGTGATGTACCTGGACAACGTGCGCCTGGCGGCGGGCACCACCGCGCCTTCCGCGCCCACGGCCCTGAAGGCCACGGGCTCCGCCACGGACGTGGCCCTCACCTGGGGCACGGTGACGGGCGCTTCCGGCTACCACGTGTATCGCGCCACGTCGCAGACGGGCACGTACACGCGGCTCACTTCCTCCGCACTCACCGCCGCGTCCTACAAGGACACCAGCGCGGCCGTGAACACGACGTACTGGTACGCCGTCACCGCGCTGAACGCGGCCGGTGAGAGCGCGAAGTCCGCGGCGGTGTCCGGCAAGCGGACCTCCACCACGGGCGTGAGCGTCAGCGTCACCCCCGCCAGCGTGACGCTGTCGCGAGGCGGCGTGCAGACCTTCACCGCGCTGGTGACGGGCAACACCAACACGGCCGTCACCTGGAGCGTGCAGGAAGGCGTCACCGGCGGCACCGTCACCACCAGCGGCACGTACACCGCGCCCCAGACGGCGGGCACGTACCACGTCGTGGCCACGAGCAAGGCGGACACGACGAAGAAGGCCACGGCGGACGTGGTGGTGACGGGCCCGGTGGGCAACACCAACAAGTGGGTGTCCGGCTACTACACGGGCTGGAACGCGGATGACTACCCGCCGGAGAAGGTGGACTTCAGCGCGCTCACGCACATCATGGTGGGCCGCGTGACGCCGAACACGGACGGCACGGTGGACGCCATCTTCGACAACTCGAATGGCTCCGCCATGGCGAAGACGCTCTCCACCCGCGCGCACGCGGCGGGACGCAAGGCCATCATCATGGTGGGCGGCGCGGGCGAGCACGCCAACTGGGTGGGCGCTGCCTCTTCCGCCAACCGGGAGAAGTTCGTCCAGAACCTGCTCAAGACGATGGACGACCACGGCTACGACGGGCTCGACATCGACTGGGAGCCGGTGGAGGAGGCGGACAAGCCGAACCTGCTCGCGCTGGTGCAGCGGCTGCGTCAGGTGCGGCCCAACATGCTGCTGACGTTCCCCATTGGCTGGATCAACAACAACTTCGCCACGGACGCGTCGCTCAAGTGGTACCCGCAGCTGGCCCAGTACCTGGACCAGGTGAACGTCATGTCCTACGAGATGATTGGCGTCTGGGGCGGCTGGGATTCGTGGTTCACGTCCGCGCTCAAGGGCGAGTCCGGCACCCACCCGACCTCCGTGGAGTCCAGCCTCAAGGCCTGGGTGGCCGCGGGCATCCCCAAGGAGAAGCTGGGCATGGGCATCCCGTTCTACGGCCTCGCGTGGCGGCACATCACCGGCCCGCGCCAGCCCTTCACGGACTGGTCCGACTACGTGGGCGGAGACAACTCCTTCACGTACAAGAAGATCCTGGCGCTCTCCAAGACGGGCACGCTCCAGTGGGACGCGGCGGCGCAGGCCAACTACGTCACGTTCAACACGCCGGTGGAGGACGGCACGGTGCGCTGGATTACGTACGACGGTCCGGAGGCCATCCAGGCCAAGGGCCAGTACGCCAAGGCGAACGGCTACGGCGGCACCATCATCTGGACCATCAACCAGGGCTGCACCGACCCCGCGACGGGCACCAACCCGCTGCTCACCGAGGTCAAGAAGGCGTTCCTCCAGTAACCGGGATGGCCTGAAGACAGACGGCCGCGTGGGCACCCGCCCGCGCGGCCGTTTTCGTTGCAGCGTGACGCGGACTACGCGGAGGGCGGCACGGCGGAGGGCGGAGCCGTGGGGGCCACCGGCTCCGGGCCACCTGCATAGACGCCCTGGTACGCGGGCGGCAGCAGCGCGGCCACCCGGCGCATCATCGCGTCCACCAGCGCCTGGCGCGTGTCGGAGGAGCCGGACACCTCCGGCTCCAGGTCCGCCATGCGGAACGCGGGCCCGAAGGTCACGGTGACATCGGCGTGGAAGAGCCGCTCGCCGCCCATGTCGGAGTCGTTGATGGGCATCAGCTTCTCCGTGCCCGTGAGCGCCACCGGGACAATGGGCACGCCCGCGCGCTTGGCGATGAGCCCCACGCCCTTCTTCGCCTCGAGCAGGCCTCCGGAGCGGCTGCGGCCCCCTTCCGGGAAGATGAGGACGGACTGGCCGCCCTTGAGCAGCTCCACGCAGCGGCGCAGCGCTTCGATGTCCGGCGAGTTGGGCGTGATGTCGATGGTGTCCATCGTCTCCGCCGCCAACCGGGTCATCACGGTGCCGTGCAGCTTCACGCCCGCCAGGAAGACGACGCGCCGGGGACGCAGCGCCCGGTAGAGCGTGAAGCCGTCCGCGTTGGACAGGTGGTTGCAGATGAAGAGGCAGGGGCCGTCCGGCAGGTCCTTCAGGCCGTACACCTTCGCGTGGGACAGCCGTCCCCACACGCCATGCATCAGGCCGCGCACGACGTGGCGGCGCAGGCCGTAGGGGAGCAGCGACATCAGGGCGAAGAGAAGTCGAAGCACGGGCCGGCCCACGTCCTTTCCGGGTGCCCCTGGTCAACAGGGGGAGCGATGGCTGGACGTCCTTCTAGAAGATGTAGTCCCGCCCGGTGGGGTGGGTCAGCGGTCCTCCCTGAGCGCTGGCCCGCCCGCCCGCCCTTTCGTCATCCAGCCAACGAAGTGCCGGCCCCGCGGGCCCGGTGCGCAGGACGCGCCGCCCGCGAGCCCGTCCGCGCGGCCCCGCACCCTGCGTGTTATGGGGAGGCGCATGAGCGTTGAAGCCACGCCCTCCCGAGCGAAGCGGCCCGTCGAGTACGAGGCCACCGTTACCGGCCTCCGGATGGAGACCCACGACACGGCGACGCTGTCGCTGGAGCTGCACTCGGGGGCGGGGCCGCTCGACTACAAGGCAGGCCAGTTCATCAACATCGACCCGCATCAGTTCCGGGCGCTCTCGCAGCAGTGCGCGTACCTGCAGGAGCAGAAGGGGCGCAAGGAGCCGCCGCGCTCGTACTCGCTCGCCTCCGCGCCGCACGAGCGGCACGTGGCCATCACGGTGAAGGACGAAGAGTTCATCCCCGGCGTCACCCGCTACCCGCCGCTCCTGTCGCCCCTGCTGGTGCACGGGCGGCTGGTGGGCGCGAAGCTGAAGGTGACGGGCTTCATGGGACCGTACGTGCTGCCGGACGACGTGACGGAGCGGGCGGACCACGTGCTGCACGTGGTGGCGGGCTCCGGCGCGGTGCCGAACTTCTCCATCGTGAAGGACGCGCTGCACCGCGGGCTGAAGCTGCGCCACACGTTCCTCGCGTCCAACAAGACGTGGGGGGACATCCTCTACCGCGAGGAGCTGGCCGCGCTGGAGCAGGCGGCGCCGGACCGCGTGCGGGTGGTGCACACGCTCACGCGCGAAACGGATGAAGCGAAGTACGGCCCCCAGGTGCGCAAGGGCCGTGTCGCGGAGGCGCTCCTGCGCGAGCTGATTCCGGCGCCTGACACCTGCATCGTCTACGTGTGCGGGCCCGCCATCACCCCGTGGGACCGGCGCAAGGCGCTGGAGACACGCACGCCCGCCACGCCGCGCTTCATGGAGGCGGTGCTGGGCCACCTGCACGAGCTGGGCATCCCGGACAAGCGCATCAAGCGCGAGGCCTACGGCTGACGCATCAGTGCGTCGTGACGTCCTCGGGAGGCAGCTCGTCCAGGAACGTCAGCACCCGCTCGGCCGTCTCGCGGGGCTTCTCCATGGGGAACAGGTGCGAGGCGAGCGGCAGCGAGTCCACCCGCGTGCGCTTCATCTCCTGCTCCGCCCGCGCCAGCGCGTCGGGCAACAGCGTGTCGGAGCGCTCGCCGCGCAGCACCAGCGTGGGCGTCGTGTTGTCGCGGATGAGCTTCCATGGATCCGCGGGGACGGTCTCGAAGATGCGGGCCTCCCACTCGCGCGGGAAGCGCAGGCGGAAGTCGCCCGCCTCCGTGGGCACCAGCCCGTGCGTGATGTAGTCGCTGAAGCAGTCCGCGTCCCAGTCCTTGAACAGCTTGCGCTGGCGGTACGCGGTGGCCGCCTCCTCGCGCGTCGCCCAGCGGTCCCTCCGCCGCAACGCGCCCTGCACGATGGAGGAGCGGTCCATGCGGCCCAGCAGCTTCATCAGGCGCAACGCCCACAGCCGGGACCCGGTGATGAGCACGGGGTCCAACGCCACCACCGCGCGGAACAGCCCCGGGTTCGCGGCGGCGGCCATCAACGTGCTCGTGCCGCCCACGCTGTGCCCCACGCCCAGCACGCCAGAGCGCCCCCGCGCCTTCAGCTCGCGCGCGAGGTCCTCGCCCAGCTCCTTCCAGGTCGTGAGCGCCTTCGGGTCCTGGCCCGGCACCAGCGGCCGCATGCGCAGCGACACCACGTGATAGCGGGTCGCGAGCCGCGCGAAGAGCTTCCGGTACGTCTCCGGAGGAAAACCGTTCGCGCAGGCGAAGTGCAGGAGCGGCCCGCTCCCACCCCAGTCATCCAGCTCCAAGGCCATGCCCCTTCCCATCAACACCCTCCACCGCGTCGCTGCGGAGGGACTTCAAGGCTCGTCCCACTCGTATCCGGTGCCCTGACGGCCACCGGCCGGCCCCATCCCGGGACGAGACTCCGTACCCCGACATTCAGACACCGCGAACGCCGCCCTGGGTCCTGCCGCCGAGCCCGACCTCCGGCATCGACGTCATCCTGACCGGTACCCCTGACGTGCCCACGTCCTCCGACATTCACCCGGACGCGTCCTCAAGGAACCCGGGCCTCTGGAATGTCGTCCCGTGCGCATCGCACGGACGGAGGGCATGTAACGCCTGCCCGGCCGTCTCGCACGGCCAGGTCGGCAGTCCTTCCCGGTACGGGGGAACACGCCTCCCCCTCCCGTGAGGTCACCTGCCCCACCCTACGGTCCAGGTGGGGCCCGCTTGCGTTCAGGATTCGGACGGCGACGCGGGCGCTGCGTCCGGCGTGGGCTCCGGAGCCGGCTCCGCTTCCGACACGGGCTCCGACGCCGACTCCGCCTCCGCGCCACCACCGGCAGCGCCCGCGGGCTTGATGCCCAGCAGCCGCGTCAGCCGGGGCTGCACGCCCGTCTCCGCCAGGAGCGCCTGGAGCTGAAGCCGCGCGCGCCGGTTGTCCCCGTGCACCCGCCGCCCGAGGATGAGCTCGTTCTTCAACGAGTGCTCCCACCCGGTCAGCTCCGTCACCGTCACCTGGTAGCCGTACGCCTCCAGCGTCAGCGCGCGGATGACGTTCGTCAGGTGAGAGCCGAACTCGCGCCGGTGCCACGGGTGCTGGAAGAGCAGCGACATGGAGCCGGCCGGCTTCGCCTTCTTCTCCTTCAGCTGCGCCGCCACCTCCGCCTGACAGCACGGCACCACCGCCACGTGGTCCGCGCCGTGCTTGATGGCCGCCACCAGCGCGTCGTCCGTGGCCGTGTCGCACGCGTGCAGCGCCATCAGCACGTGGATGCGCTCCGGGTACTCCGCCGCGTCGATGTGCGCCGTCTGGAAGCGCATCCGGTCGAAGTGCAGCCGCTCGGCGCGGCCCTTCGCGCGCTCCGTCAGGTCCGGCCGCCCTTCGATGGACAGCAGCTCACCGCCCGCCGCGTCCTTCAGGAACAGCTCGTAGACGACGAAGCCCAGGTACGCGTTGCCGCTGCCCGCGTCCACCACCAGCGGGTTCGCGTGGCGCGTCTGCACGTCCTCCATGGCGGGCCGCAAGAGGCCCACCAGGTGGTTGACCTGCTTGAGCTTGCGCAGCGCGTCCGCGTTGAGGTTCCCCTCGCGCGTGAGCAGGTGCAGCTCGCGCAGGAGCGCTTGGGACTGGTCCGGAAGCAGCTCCTTGCGGACCTGCGGTGCCTTGACGTTGCGTCTCAGACGGACACCACTTCGGTGACCTCCGGGATCATCTCCCGGAGCCGGCCCTCGATGCCCATCTTCAGCGTCGCCGTGGACGACGGGCAGCCCGCGCACGAACCCTTCATGTGCAGGTACACGATGCCGTCCTCGAAGCGGTCCAGCGTGATGTCACCGCCGTCCTGCGCCACGGCCGGGCGGATCTCCTCGTCCAGGATGACCTGGATGCGCTGCTCCACCGTGCCGTCCGCGGACACCGTCTGGCGCGCCGCCGCGACGGCCGCCTCGTCCACCACCGGGAGGCCTTCCGACAGGTGCGTGTCCAGCGTGGACATCACGGAGTCGTTGAGCTCGTCCCACTCGCCGGACTCGCCCTTCGTCACCGTGACGAAGTTCGTGCCCAGCATCACCGCCGTCACGCCCTGGATGTCCATGAGCCGCAGCGCCAGGGGCGACTTCGCCTGCGCTTCGTCTCGGTTGGTGAAGTTCACGGCGCCACCGCCCAGCAGCTTGCGGTCCACCACGTACTTCAGCGTGCTGGGGTTGGGGGTCCACTCGAGCTGGATGTTCACTGACATGCTGTTCTCCCTACGAAAGTCCGCTTCCTCTAAAGGGCGCCGGGCCCCATAGCAACCTGTCCGGCTGTCAGGCAAACGCCTCGCGCTGGCCATTCACTCCGGATGGAGCCCCGCCCGCCACCGATGTAAGACATGGCCCCATGCCCTACCCGCCCCGCCTCGCCCACCTGGCCACCAAGGCCGTGGTGGTGGCCAAGCTGAGCCCCACCTACGCGGACGCCCACCGCGTGGACGCCGAGGAGGCCTCCCAGCGCCTCTCCACCGCCCTCTCCGGGCGCCTGCTGACCTCCCTCCTGGAGGCCACCTGGACGCAGATGCTCGGGGGCACGAAACGTCTCAAGGAAGAAGGCCTCCTGGAGAAGGTGGCCGCCAC belongs to Corallococcus exiguus and includes:
- a CDS encoding lysophospholipid acyltransferase family protein is translated as MLRLLFALMSLLPYGLRRHVVRGLMHGVWGRLSHAKVYGLKDLPDGPCLFICNHLSNADGFTLYRALRPRRVVFLAGVKLHGTVMTRLAAETMDTIDITPNSPDIEALRRCVELLKGGQSVLIFPEGGRSRSGGLLEAKKGVGLIAKRAGVPIVPVALTGTEKLMPINDSDMGGERLFHADVTVTFGPAFRMADLEPEVSGSSDTRQALVDAMMRRVAALLPPAYQGVYAGGPEPVAPTAPPSAVPPSA
- a CDS encoding alpha/beta fold hydrolase, with translation MALELDDWGGSGPLLHFACANGFPPETYRKLFARLATRYHVVSLRMRPLVPGQDPKALTTWKELGEDLARELKARGRSGVLGVGHSVGGTSTLMAAAANPGLFRAVVALDPVLITGSRLWALRLMKLLGRMDRSSIVQGALRRRDRWATREEAATAYRQRKLFKDWDADCFSDYITHGLVPTEAGDFRLRFPREWEARIFETVPADPWKLIRDNTTPTLVLRGERSDTLLPDALARAEQEMKRTRVDSLPLASHLFPMEKPRETAERVLTFLDELPPEDVTTH
- a CDS encoding fatty acid desaturase family protein gives rise to the protein MLAVPESLSLDDSEAVTSRAFDRRALTASVRELSMVTNARGLWAVTRQWLIIALSVAFVVQVDRWWAWVLAAVVISTRQHALLSLVHEASHHHLLTNRKTNDVLADLLCAFPMNITTEGYRKEHAEHHRYVNTEKDPYWRTAQRDHAWMFPRTRWGMARVLLGDMVGFFTPSHVRIMIPWSYTGRAMGKGGPPPSRAEHIRYALWLTGFITFLTLTGGWLHYLLLWSIPSLTLMMMAFRVRAVVEHPFTAATPDETHETRDVAAATWFERFFIAPFNASYHLSHHLFPSVPYYHLPALHERLKQTNLYRPGENHFQTYLGGETSAWSFLTSLGRNEGRVPLPVKD
- a CDS encoding class I SAM-dependent methyltransferase; this encodes MEDVQTRHANPLVVDAGSGNAYLGFVVYELFLKDAAGGELLSIEGRPDLTERAKGRAERLHFDRMRFQTAHIDAAEYPERIHVLMALHACDTATDDALVAAIKHGADHVAVVPCCQAEVAAQLKEKKAKPAGSMSLLFQHPWHRREFGSHLTNVIRALTLEAYGYQVTVTELTGWEHSLKNELILGRRVHGDNRRARLQLQALLAETGVQPRLTRLLGIKPAGAAGGGAEAESASEPVSEAEPAPEPTPDAAPASPSES
- a CDS encoding glycosyl hydrolase family 18 protein; the encoded protein is MRRQLIGFLVALGAMHTGCGGAPDFTSTAGDDDSLGNSGDALASATTMFDDALGSGWQDWSWATHSLSATRPVYAGTRSISATFGPWTGLYFHHAGVPTTGQGFVELQVNPGATTNPALALYASVGGVAKSPVALNPTCTGGTLKANTWTLCRMPLSTLGAANTTLDGLVVMENAGRSLPVMYLDNVRLAAGTTAPSAPTALKATGSATDVALTWGTVTGASGYHVYRATSQTGTYTRLTSSALTAASYKDTSAAVNTTYWYAVTALNAAGESAKSAAVSGKRTSTTGVSVSVTPASVTLSRGGVQTFTALVTGNTNTAVTWSVQEGVTGGTVTTSGTYTAPQTAGTYHVVATSKADTTKKATADVVVTGPVGNTNKWVSGYYTGWNADDYPPEKVDFSALTHIMVGRVTPNTDGTVDAIFDNSNGSAMAKTLSTRAHAAGRKAIIMVGGAGEHANWVGAASSANREKFVQNLLKTMDDHGYDGLDIDWEPVEEADKPNLLALVQRLRQVRPNMLLTFPIGWINNNFATDASLKWYPQLAQYLDQVNVMSYEMIGVWGGWDSWFTSALKGESGTHPTSVESSLKAWVAAGIPKEKLGMGIPFYGLAWRHITGPRQPFTDWSDYVGGDNSFTYKKILALSKTGTLQWDAAAQANYVTFNTPVEDGTVRWITYDGPEAIQAKGQYAKANGYGGTIIWTINQGCTDPATGTNPLLTEVKKAFLQ
- a CDS encoding response regulator; the encoded protein is MQAPFDFQTLFELSPNPYMLLDRELRYVTANSAYLRVTASRLENLVGRTPFDAFPHDPDDPANASTRMLRDSFRRVLTERVPDTLAIIPYRVPRQTDGGVVLEERYWSATHTPLLDGRGEVAFILQHTMDVTELHQLKQAVRGPETSLDGGGPRTQLMSGVLARAQAVQEANRVLDDERRHLRRLFEQAPGFMCSLKGPEHVFELANRSYLQLVGHRDLLGKTVREALPEVAGQGFFELLDRVFTTGEPFVGHGMRVQVQREPGGPLVEAFLDFVYQPVIEADGSVSGIFVQGHDMTAQKRAEDELARHRDHLEELVRARTRALEESEAERRQAEAALLQAQKMEAVGKLTGGVAHDFNNLLQVVSGNLQLLQRDTVGDSRAQRRLETALGAVERGARLASQLLAFARRQPLAPTALSLGRLVRDMDDLLRRALGEDVEVETVIAGGLWNTSVDRNQLENVILNLAINARDAMDGRGKLTIEAGNAMLDDHYAMMHPEVTAGQYVLLAISDTGSGMTPEVMQRAFEPFFTTKPEGRGTGLGLSMVYGFVKQSGGHVKIYSELGHGTSIKIYLPRTFQAAAQPAETGTGPVEGGTETILVVEDDAAVRATVVEVLTELGYRVLKAHDGQSALAVIQSGLPVDLLFTDVVMPGPVRSPELARLAKAHLPDIEVLFTSGYTENAIVHGGRLDPGVSLLSKPYRREDLARKIRVLLRGREQRLAAKPYRAPTPAPVEAKANGALRILLVEDDADIRESASELMTDLGHTVLAVESAEAASEALAKDAFDLLFTDVTLPGKSGVVLAREAVRLYPALRIIIASGDSRAVSAEDGKALERVVLLPKPYDLNQMERALEQAAMDAGSSARTRSA
- a CDS encoding NifU family protein; translation: MSVNIQLEWTPNPSTLKYVVDRKLLGGGAVNFTNRDEAQAKSPLALRLMDIQGVTAVMLGTNFVTVTKGESGEWDELNDSVMSTLDTHLSEGLPVVDEAAVAAARQTVSADGTVEQRIQVILDEEIRPAVAQDGGDITLDRFEDGIVYLHMKGSCAGCPSSTATLKMGIEGRLREMIPEVTEVVSV
- a CDS encoding ferredoxin reductase domain-containing protein, which gives rise to MSVEATPSRAKRPVEYEATVTGLRMETHDTATLSLELHSGAGPLDYKAGQFINIDPHQFRALSQQCAYLQEQKGRKEPPRSYSLASAPHERHVAITVKDEEFIPGVTRYPPLLSPLLVHGRLVGAKLKVTGFMGPYVLPDDVTERADHVLHVVAGSGAVPNFSIVKDALHRGLKLRHTFLASNKTWGDILYREELAALEQAAPDRVRVVHTLTRETDEAKYGPQVRKGRVAEALLRELIPAPDTCIVYVCGPAITPWDRRKALETRTPATPRFMEAVLGHLHELGIPDKRIKREAYG